CTCAGACATACATTACTAGCTGTGTAGCCTGGCCATTGTACTTAACTCTGCTAGGTCTCAGCTCCTCACTGTAAAATCTAACAGTGCTCCTAGTGTGGTTGTGAGGCTTAGTCAAGGTAatcaggaggctgggtgcagtggctcatgcctataatcccaacactttgggaggccgaggcgggtggattgcctgaggttagaagttcaagaccagcctggccaacatggtgaaaccccgtctctactaaaaatacaaaaattagcaggacatggtggtgggtgcctctaatcccagctactcgggaggctgaggcaggagaatcacttgaacccaggaggcggcggttgcagtgagccgacacagcgagactctgtctcaaaaaaaaaaaaaaattaagaaaaaaagataatcaggGAAGAGCATACAGTAGGGCCTTACTTATTAAGAAAGCATGAAATAAATGTTGGCTGCTATTGTGATTATTACCTGATTGGTGTGCTATTGTTTCTGTTTACATTTAATACTTATAATAATCTTAGATGGGTAGATGTGGAGGGAGGACATATCCCCATTTAACAGACAAGATACCAAGGCTCAGAGGGCACCTGAACCCACACTCAACCTACAGCTCTTTTCAGGACACTCTGCTCTCTGACTTTAGGAAGAGATGAAGGCTGCAAGCTTGTTTTTAAGCCCACATGCGGTTTCCTGTTGTACAGTCTGTTCTCAGAGCAGTACTGCTGAAGAAAGGAGTGATCTGGTCGTTACTGACGGGGAGTCTGATGACTGGGTGCCTTGCCCTGAGTttacaggaaaataaattttaggccTCAGGGCAGTCTCGTGACAGCCTAGAGGAACAAATCTAGAAGAAAAAGACTTCCACTGGACACCAGAACTGAGCTCAGAATTAAGAATGTTTAGTCAGTTCAAGCAGCTGGAAGGCCTGGAAACTGTCACAGGATTGCAGGACAGCCAAATGCTATTGGGTGGCTGAGGAAAAAGGAGATAGTTCAAGGACTAAACTCAGCCAATGTGACTTAGGTCTGCTTATGAATTGTAAGGCCAGGGCCACTACGTCATTAACTCTGAAATGAACATGCAGGTGTCCCTGGACCTGCATGTCAAGCATCCCATTGTGGGAAACAACCTCAGACTGGGCGTCAGGATGTCCTCTCAAGTCAATACTTTCCCTCTCTGGACCTCTGCTTCCTGCATCATAAGAAATCAGAGAGTACTAGTCCattacccactttttttttttttgagacagcatctcgctctgtcacccaggctggagtgcagtggcacaatcatggctcaccatagcgacttcccaggctcaggtgatcctcccatctcagcctccttagtaactaggactacaggcgcccaccaccatgcctggctaatttttgtatttttttgtagagacagggttttgccatgttgcccatgctggtctcgaactcttgggctcaagcgatccacccacctctgcctcccaaagtgctaggattacaggtgtgagccactacgcctggtccattacctacattttttttttttttttgagacggagtatggctctgtcgcccaggctggagtgcagtggcacaatctcggctcactgcaacctcagcctcccaggttcaagcgattctcctgcctcagcctcccaagtagccgggattacaagtgcccgccaccacgcctggctaattttttgtatttttagtagagacaggatttcactatgttggccaggctggtctcgaactcctgacctcatgatctgcccgcctcggcctcccaaagtgctaggattacaggtgtgagccaccacgcccagccacacattttatagaaaagaaaaacagccatCATTTACTgaccacctactatgtgccacacCCTGAGCTAAGTAGTCAAAAGCCATAGCTCCACACAATGATGTGGAGTAGGAAATTGAAGcaatttgcccagggtcacagagaTAGCTAGTTAAAGGACTTCTCTCCACCAAACGCTAGGTGTGTAACCTCAGGTAAGGTATATAATCCCCtcttgccttagtttcctcatctgtaaattggagaTGACAGCATTTACCTCATAAGGGTGATTATGAGTTAAAGCATGTGCTTCAAGCAGTGTCTGGCATACGGTACATGTTTGCTACTGCTGTTATTATTATACCCAAACTTCCCCTTTTTCATCTGTAATGAGGAGGTTGACTACAAGGCCTTTAAAGATGCCCTGCTGGGTGATCCACTGAGGCTGTGGGCTCAGACATGGCCCTCATCACTGGAAAATGCAGGCtgcatgccaggcatggtggttcatgcctatacactttgggaggctgaggtaggaggattgcttgagcccaggagtttgagactagcctgggcaacacagtgagaccctgtctctataaaaaaattaaaaatcagccaggcatggcgggacatgcctgtagtcccagctactcggtgggggtgggtgggggtaaTCACTTGcgccctgggaggttgaggctgcagtgagccgtgatcgcaccactgcactcaagcctaggcaatagagcgagaccctgaaaaaaaaaaaatcaaagaaaggaaggaaagaaaggggaaggaaggaagggagggagggagggagggaaggaaggaaaaatgccGGCTACTGTGTCACTTTCCTCACAGGAAGttttctcagaccacagaggAGAATATTACAGACACCCAGGGCTAGAAGTCAAATCCCCCGATTTTGCCCAAGAATGGCAAATAATTTTCCACAATCAGCCAGTGCTGTAAAGATGAATGCCAGTCTGGCTTACCATCATGCACCAGTCACTGACGGACATCTCGTGGGACCTTTCAAAATAAGCATTCTTCTCCTGCTGTCCCAGCCACAGGTCATGTCCTTGAGTTTCACAAGTAGCCTCTTTGGCTTTCTCACATGTGGTGAAGAGTGGCAAACAAACTTTCTGTTCTCCAGCTCACTTTTTTCTTCCCTAGCAGAGGAGATCCCACTGCTTATAGCTCAGGAAATTTAAGCCTCAACTGCAACAGTGGCTGGAAACCTTTTCTAGTAGCAGAATTTTATAACTCACAGAAAGAATTTGGTCTTAAGGTCCCTGCAATCAGTGTCAAGCCTGATTTCTGCAGTGCCACTCACTTCAATGCCAGGCATGTGGGATCAGACAGCAGGGAATTTGCTATCAAAAGAGCTGGGTCTGAATCCAGGTTCTGCCACTCCTAGGctatgtgactttgagcaagtctcTGACAGAggcttcttcatttgtaaaatgcggAACAAGAACATCCCTCACAAGGCTTTTAAGTGAGGTGTAAAGGCACCAAAGGAAAGGGTTTGTCCAAGGTCAGCAGATAAAGACTAGGACCAAGTCTCTACATCTTGAGCTGATTTTCAACATCTTGCTTCCTTTTGGGTAAGAAAGCCACAAAGTTTGACTTTGTgtaccttcctcccctcctcctaaGAGGGCCCAGAAGAGAAGCTACTGACCTCTTGTAGGAGTAGCCCAAGATGATGCCAGCTCCAATGGCAATGATGATCACCATCATGGTAATGCCCAGCACGTAGCCTGCCAAGGATAGGACACAAGGTCCCATTAGCCACACCCCAGACAATCAGCAAATGACATCTCTTGATGAATCCCAAcaagggcaggggtgggggaccGTCATACCCAGAGTTCCCAGGTCCTTTTTCTCTTTGGAGTTCATCCGCACCCGCTGGCTGATCCCAATCACTGGCTGCACAGCTGCCGCCTCACTCCGAGCGGGCAGGGCGTTGGCAGGAGCGAACACCTGCACCTCATCTGCACCTGGCCCTTCAGACGCTTCCTGGATTTCTGTCGTGAAGGCTGGCAGGGCCTGGGAGGTGGCCTCTGGAGATGAGGTGGGAAACAGCTCTCATCAGGGACTGCCCTGAGTGAATTCCACAGCTGAACCTGGCCTGAGTGTTAGGGTAGATGAAGGTGGGTCACCTAAGAATTTCCCCCCACACACAACCCAAAGTCAAATTCTGCCCCAGAGGTAAGATCAGGCCTGAGAGGGCTGAACCATCTCAGGGACAAGGCAAATGAGAGGGGAAGGCCGTAGGGAAGGGCTTCTCTCCTACCTCCCACGTCTTTATCTGTCCAAATCCTTGCTATTTCCCAAGGCCCCTCTCGGTTGCGTTCTTCTGCAGGGGATTCCCCCCACTTCTACTTCAGGAAACAACCCATGCTTCCTTTGAGCAGCTCACATCTAAGCGTACGCTCTGTGCCAGTCCTTAGGTGAAATGTTTTACTTTgtgccgggagcggtggctcacgcctgtaatcccagcactttgggaggccaggcgttcgggtcacctgaggtcaagagttcgagagcagcctggccaacatggtgaaaccccgtctctactaaaaacacaaaaattagctgggcgtggtggtgcacgcctgttatcccagctactcaagcggctgaggcaggagaatcactgtaACGCGcaagacggaagttgcagtgagccgaaattgcgccactgcactccagcctgggtgacagaacgagactccgtctcaaaaaataaaaaataaaaaaaaaatgctttattttgatTATTCCATTTAAACCTAGAAAACTGTCTTGCTGTTTTGGGAGCAAAAAGCCTGCGCTCTGGAATCTAAGAAACGTGAATTCAAATCTGTCCCCTGCCATTGCCTTTGGTAAATCGCTTAACTTCTCTGAAGCTCAGATGCCTCAAACGACTTCTTCCCGCGGTGTGTGTCAGGGGAGGTTGGGGAGCTGGGGTTGTGAGCAGTGTGGGTCTAGCACACTGCAGACGCTCCGCAAACGGTCAATAAACGCTGAGGGGCCAAAAGCCACTCCTCAGGACGCGCGGCGGAGAGACCTAGCCTCACCCCAGCCTCGCCCCGCGCAGTTGTTTACAAGCGCTCGCGGCGGATGAGCTCATACGAGTGGCGGCGGCGGCCAATAGGCTTTGAGCCCCGCGGCCTGGAGACAGCCCTGGCCAATCGGACGGCGCGGAGGCGGAGCGGGGCCGGCCGGCATCGCGCGGCCGCACGTGCGCCGCGAGTGTCTCAGCCGCTTCCTGTCAGCGCCAGGAGCGGGGATTCCCGGGGTCCCGGGCAGGTACCTGGACAGCGCAGGTCCTCGCAAGGCCGTTTCTCAGGGACGCCGGCCTCGCCACTGACGTAGCACCAGGGCCCGCGCGGGTCCTCGTCCGGGTTTCGGCAGTAACTGTGATTGCCGGCCcctgagagaggagagaaggaaatgtgTGCCGGGGCTGGCACCGTGAACGCGGCCGCCGCCCGCCAGCCCCGGCGCCGTCCCCCGGAGGACACTTACCCGACACGGGGGTCGAGGCCAGCCCGCTCTGCGCGTCCAGCCAGTTGAGGCAGCGGAGGCCCGGCGCGGGGGAGGTCTGGTCCTCCCGGTACAGGTGGCCGTTGTCCCAGAAACAGCCTGTGAGGAAGAGAAGCCCCCGGACACAGAGTAGCGGGCAGCGAACGGAAGACGCCCAGCCTGGCGGGCAGGGGAGCCGGGACCACCCGGGCGGAGCCTCAGCCTGGTTAGGGGACCCCGGGCCCTGCTGGGCCTCCCTCTCCTCTCGTGGCAACACCCCCACGCACCACCCCCCCAACTCCACACACACCTCAGGGTGTGAAGCCCCTAGCCTGTGCCTGTCCCCCAGTCAACGCTCAGAGACtgttaggttttatttatttttgaaacctgGAAAGCGCTGCAGAAGTGCAAAGCGTTGTTACTCTTGAACTTGTGACCACTTTGGAGGAGAAGATGGAGAGGAGGAGGCCTGGCTTAGGGTCCCTTTGAGGAGCTGGGAGTTTTGGGACGGGGGGCGCCCAGACGTGACATTTATCCCTGTGTTGTAATGGCCACGTTACATAAACTCCGGTGTTTCCTCCTCCACGGATACGGCCACCTTCTGCCCGTTTACCAGGCAATACTCCCTCCCAGGAGAATTCTCCAGGAGCCTTGACTCCGTCAGGCAAAAGATTCAAGACAGCCTCAAACGGAGGAAACCGGCCTCATCGCTGACTGGATGAGACTCCAAGCTCCCACTCCCCTCTGCAGGAGAACCACagaaggaggctggggaaggaggaccACACCATGCAAAGGGCTTAGAAAGAACAGGACTTGGGGAGTAGGGGAGATGAACCCCCAAGCTCCATCCACTCATGAGCaaggaaaggcagagagaaagtGGCTTTTTGCCTTTGTTCTTAATGGCAAAGATGGAGCTGCAAGCCCCTGACAAGGAAAGGAGGGGTGGAAAAGCTTTCACGGGACAACAGAAACCGGCTAAACGCTTCGTTTCCTGTCATCCTGGCCCTGTTTGGGAAATAGGGGGCTTTACCCCTTCTGTTTCATGAAGTTGCTGCGGAAAGGAAAGATTGTAATCTCACCTCCAGATCCATAGGCTTCTGCTAGGAGCATGTTGCTGACGAGGAATGCTTGTACCCAGGCCAACAGCATCCTTGCCTCCTTCGTCTTGCAGGTGATTGAACGACCAGTGTTTAACCGAGGCCCCCTTGGCGGCGGCTCTGCCTCCCAGTCCCAGCCTTGCAGTCAGACCTGCCCTTGTTATGCTGTTCTGGTAAACAGCCTCTCTTTAGAACTGGGAGCTTCCCAGCTAGCTTGCTGCAGCGCGAGCTGTTTTTCAGCTGAAAGGCGCCCCCTGGGTCCTAAGCCTCCTAGGTCATGCAAAATCTAACTCTGAGCCAAGAAAGGAACTCAGCCAAGAGATATGCAGGTTGTGCTTAGCAGCCGATCAGTTTGAGACCTGCGAGGCCGCATCCCCAGGGTTTTTCATCTCTtctgtttccatttgtgtgagtacagaaaaaataattctatcaaGGGGCATCATGGGATGTGGGAAATTATAAGCACTAAAACACAGAACAACTTAGGGAGCTATGCACCCAGGAGGAATTCATGACCACATAGGGGGGAAAAAATAAGAGTATCTGGTGGGGAGTGgagtaatagtttttttttctttttttttttttgagacagagtttcacactgtcgcccgggctggagtgcaatggcacaatctcggctcactgcaaccacctgcCGGGTTCTCgcaattctgcctcagtctccggagtagctggattttttttttccctcactctATAGGAAATCCATTTGCTGTAATTTATATCCATCATTAAATCTCACCATATCCATTTGACTTAGGCCTTTTGGAGTTAGGCAGAAGGGCCCTTCTTCCTGTTTGGCTGACAGCTCAAGTTCCCAGGCAGCCTCAGTAAactgagagagagagcagagtgATTCGTCAAGACTACTTTGtgacaggggcacaccaccacacccagctaattttttgtatttttagtagagacgggggtttcactatgttggccagactggtcttgaactcctgacctcgtaatccacctgcctcggcctcccaaagtgttggaattacaggtgtgagccaccgcgttcgGCCGAGTAACACTTTATACCCatccttgaaaaagaaaaagggcctTTATGAACACTgacactaaaaaacaaaacaaaacaaaacaaaaaacagtgtaaCTTGGCCAGGGTCAAATCTGTCACATTGCTTTTTCTTACATTTGAGGTTTTTTGGGGTGTTGTATAAAGTAGGACTATAGAAGGAGTATCTTTAGTTGAAAACACATGTTatgcaaacatggaaaaatttgcTCAGTTACATTGTAATAGTCTACCCTTTCTGCCAGCCCTGAATTGTATAGAGGAAGTTAagtaaaatgtttgcttttttttttttccctcacccTATAGGAAATCCATTTGCTGTAATTTATATCCATCATTAAATCTCACCATATGCATTTGACTGAGGCCTTTTGGAGTAGGCAGAAGGGCCCTTCTTCCTGTTTGGCTGACAGCACAAGTTCCCAGGCAGCCTCAGTAAACTGAGAGATAGAGCAGAGTGATTCGTCAAGACTACCTTGTGACTCAGTCAGATCCCAAAATAGAAATGGGGAAACTCTGTTTCAGTCTTGCAGGCAGTAATTTAAGGAGGAAAACAACTTAActaattttt
Above is a genomic segment from Pan troglodytes isolate AG18354 chromosome 23, NHGRI_mPanTro3-v2.0_pri, whole genome shotgun sequence containing:
- the PIK3IP1 gene encoding phosphoinositide-3-kinase-interacting protein 1 isoform X1, producing the protein MLLAWVQAFLVSNMLLAEAYGSGGCFWDNGHLYREDQTSPAPGLRCLNWLDAQSGLASTPVSGAGNHSYCRNPDEDPRGPWCYVSGEAGVPEKRPCEDLRCPEATSQALPAFTTEIQEASEGPGADEVQVFAPANALPARSEAAAVQPVIGISQRVRMNSKEKKDLGTLGYVLGITMMVIIIAIGAGIILGYSYKRGKDLKEQHDQKVCEREMQRITLPLSAFINPTCEIVDEKTVVVHTSQTPVDPQEGSTPLMGQAGTPGA
- the PIK3IP1 gene encoding phosphoinositide-3-kinase-interacting protein 1 isoform X2; this translates as MLLAWVQAFLVSNMLLAEAYGSGGCFWDNGHLYREDQTSPAPGLRCLNWLDAQSGLASTPVSGAGNHSYCRNPDEDPRGPWCYVSGEAGVPEKRPCEDLRCPEATSQALPAFTTEIQEASEGPGADEVQVFAPANALPARSEAAAVQPVIGISQRVRMNSKEKKDLGTLGGRI